In a genomic window of Pseudomonas mohnii:
- a CDS encoding FAD-dependent oxidoreductase, translated as MTAAHYPHLLAPLDLGFTTLRNRTLMGSMHTGLEEKPGGFERMAAYFAERARGGVGLMVTGGIGPNDEGGVYSGAAKLTTEEEALKHQIVTRAVHEAGGKICMQILHAGRYAYSPKQVAPSAIQAPINPFKPKELDEDGIEKQIRDFVTCSTLAQQAEYDGVEIMGSEGYFINQFLAAHTNHRTDRWGGSYENRMRLPVEIVRRVREAVGPNFIIIFRLSMLDLVEGGSTWEEIVQLAKAIEQAGATLINTGIGWHEARIPTIATKVPRAAFSKVTAKLRGSVNIPLITTNRINTPEVAEQILAEGDADMVSMARPFLADPDFVNKAAEGRADEINTCIGCNQACLDHTFGGKLTSCLVNPRACHETELNYLPVKQIKKIAVVGAGPAGLSAATVAAERGHQVTLFDSASEIGGQFNVAKRVPGKEEFYETLRYFNRKLQTTNVELCLNTRVDVARLVEGGYDEIILATGIAPRTPAIPGVENAKVLSYLDVLLERKPVGKRVAVIGAGGIGFDVSEFLVHQGVSTSLNRDEFWKEWGIDTHLEARGGVAGIKATPHAPAREVFLLQRKKSKVGDGLGKTTGWIHRTGLKNKQVQMLNSVEYLKIDDQGLHIRIGETGEPQVLPVDNIVICAGQDPLRELQEGLVAAGQNVHLIGGADVAAELDAKRAINQGSRLAAEL; from the coding sequence ATGACCGCCGCCCATTACCCGCACCTGCTGGCCCCGCTGGACCTGGGTTTCACCACGCTGCGCAACCGTACCCTGATGGGGTCGATGCACACCGGCCTCGAAGAGAAACCGGGTGGGTTCGAGCGCATGGCGGCCTATTTCGCCGAGCGTGCCCGTGGGGGTGTCGGTTTGATGGTCACCGGTGGCATCGGTCCGAACGACGAGGGCGGGGTGTATTCCGGCGCCGCCAAGCTGACCACCGAAGAAGAGGCGCTCAAGCACCAGATCGTGACGCGCGCGGTGCACGAGGCGGGTGGCAAGATCTGCATGCAGATCCTTCACGCCGGCCGTTATGCCTACAGCCCGAAACAGGTCGCGCCGAGCGCCATTCAAGCGCCGATCAATCCGTTCAAGCCTAAAGAGCTTGACGAGGACGGCATCGAGAAGCAGATCCGCGATTTCGTCACTTGTTCGACCCTGGCGCAACAGGCCGAATACGACGGCGTCGAAATCATGGGCTCCGAAGGGTATTTCATTAACCAGTTCCTCGCCGCTCATACCAACCACCGTACCGACCGCTGGGGCGGCAGCTACGAAAACCGCATGCGCCTGCCGGTGGAAATCGTACGCCGGGTGCGCGAAGCGGTCGGTCCGAACTTCATCATCATTTTTCGCCTGTCGATGCTCGACCTGGTGGAAGGCGGCAGTACCTGGGAAGAAATCGTGCAGTTGGCCAAGGCCATCGAGCAGGCCGGTGCGACCCTCATCAACACCGGTATCGGCTGGCATGAAGCGCGGATTCCGACCATTGCCACCAAGGTCCCGCGTGCGGCCTTCAGCAAGGTCACGGCCAAGCTGCGTGGTTCGGTGAACATTCCGCTCATCACCACCAACCGCATCAACACCCCGGAAGTCGCCGAGCAGATTCTGGCCGAAGGTGATGCCGACATGGTCTCGATGGCGCGGCCGTTCCTCGCCGACCCGGACTTCGTCAACAAGGCCGCTGAAGGGCGCGCCGACGAAATCAACACCTGCATCGGTTGCAACCAGGCGTGCCTGGACCACACCTTCGGCGGCAAGTTGACCAGTTGCCTGGTCAACCCGCGTGCCTGCCACGAAACCGAACTCAACTATCTGCCGGTCAAGCAGATCAAGAAAATCGCCGTGGTCGGTGCCGGCCCTGCCGGTTTGTCCGCCGCGACCGTAGCGGCCGAGCGCGGTCATCAAGTGACGCTGTTCGATTCGGCCAGCGAAATCGGCGGCCAGTTCAACGTCGCCAAGCGCGTACCGGGCAAGGAAGAGTTCTACGAGACCCTGCGTTACTTCAACCGCAAGTTGCAGACCACCAACGTCGAGCTGTGCCTGAACACCCGGGTGGATGTGGCAAGACTGGTCGAGGGCGGTTACGACGAAATCATCCTGGCGACCGGCATCGCCCCAAGAACCCCGGCGATCCCTGGCGTCGAGAACGCCAAGGTCCTGAGTTACCTGGACGTACTCCTCGAGCGCAAGCCCGTGGGCAAGCGTGTCGCGGTGATTGGCGCCGGTGGTATCGGTTTCGATGTGTCGGAGTTCCTCGTTCACCAGGGCGTGTCCACCAGCCTGAACCGCGATGAATTCTGGAAAGAATGGGGCATCGATACGCACCTGGAAGCGCGCGGCGGTGTCGCCGGGATCAAGGCCACGCCCCATGCCCCGGCCCGTGAAGTGTTCCTGCTGCAACGCAAGAAGTCCAAGGTCGGCGACGGCCTTGGCAAAACCACCGGCTGGATTCACCGCACCGGTTTGAAGAACAAGCAGGTGCAGATGCTCAACAGTGTCGAATACCTGAAGATCGACGACCAAGGCTTGCACATCCGCATCGGCGAAACCGGCGAGCCGCAAGTGTTGCCAGTGGACAATATCGTAATCTGTGCCGGCCAAGACCCGTTGCGCGAGTTGCAGGAAGGCCTGGTCGCGGCAGGGCAGAACGTGCATTTGATCGGTGGCGCGGACGTCGCGGCGGAGCTGGATGCCAAGCGTGCAATCAATCAGGGTTCGCGGTTGGCGGCTGAGTTGTAA
- a CDS encoding 1-aminocyclopropane-1-carboxylate deaminase/D-cysteine desulfhydrase, protein MLFPPANWRPQAPLEPLQLDWLSRARIEVAILRLDQIDPLISGNKWFKLIEHLNAADRAGAEGIISLGGAHSNHLHALAAAGKRLGFATVGLLRGHPQQTPTVKDLQAFGMQLHWLGYGGYRARHEAGFWQPWQSLYPTLHPVPEGGGGLPGALGCMPLRGQVSAQLASVGWSGYDGWWLACGTGTTLAGLVLAEAGDHPVYGALAVPDDHGVAQAVERIVAEAGETTAVYQLFDASRGGFARVDPPLLEFIEKTERASGIPLEPLYTGKALLALKQQVEAGRFAPGTRLIFIHTGGLQGLRGFGSQH, encoded by the coding sequence ATGCTTTTTCCTCCCGCAAACTGGCGACCCCAAGCCCCCCTCGAACCACTGCAACTCGACTGGCTCAGCCGCGCCAGAATCGAAGTCGCCATCCTGCGCCTGGATCAGATCGACCCGCTGATCAGCGGTAACAAATGGTTCAAGCTCATCGAACACCTCAACGCCGCTGACCGGGCGGGTGCCGAGGGCATCATCAGCCTCGGTGGCGCGCACTCCAATCACCTTCACGCACTGGCCGCCGCCGGCAAGCGCCTGGGTTTTGCCACGGTCGGCCTGCTGCGCGGACACCCTCAGCAAACGCCCACCGTGAAAGACTTGCAGGCGTTCGGCATGCAGCTGCACTGGCTCGGTTATGGCGGCTATCGCGCGCGGCACGAAGCGGGTTTCTGGCAGCCGTGGCAATCCCTGTACCCGACATTGCACCCCGTACCGGAAGGCGGTGGTGGTTTGCCAGGCGCGCTCGGCTGCATGCCGCTGAGAGGGCAGGTCTCTGCGCAACTGGCCAGCGTGGGCTGGAGCGGCTACGACGGTTGGTGGCTGGCCTGCGGAACGGGTACGACCCTGGCCGGCCTGGTGCTGGCTGAAGCGGGGGATCATCCGGTTTACGGCGCGTTGGCGGTGCCCGACGATCATGGGGTCGCGCAGGCGGTCGAGAGGATCGTTGCAGAAGCGGGCGAAACCACGGCGGTTTATCAACTGTTCGACGCCAGTCGTGGCGGCTTTGCCCGCGTCGATCCGCCGTTGCTCGAATTCATCGAAAAGACCGAGCGCGCCAGCGGCATTCCTCTGGAACCGCTGTACACAGGTAAGGCGTTGCTGGCGCTCAAACAGCAAGTCGAGGCGGGCCGGTTTGCTCCCGGGACCCGACTGATCTTCATCCATACCGGTGGCTTGCAGGGCCTGCGAGGGTTCGGTTCGCAGCACTGA
- a CDS encoding cytochrome b: MPWKNSDSRYSTVSIALHWLMLVLLALVYACIEFRGIFPKGSGGRTLIVESHFMLGLTVFVLVWLRLFARSLGPAPQIFPASPRWQTVMARLMHWALYLFMITMPILGWLVTSAKGNQVMFYGIDLPMLIAEDKALAKQIQGWHELGATIGYWLIGLHALAGLYHHYVVGDNTLLRMMPKRVSRNS, from the coding sequence ATGCCATGGAAAAATTCCGATTCGCGCTATAGCACCGTCTCGATAGCGCTGCATTGGTTGATGTTGGTCTTGCTGGCGTTGGTTTACGCCTGCATAGAATTTCGCGGGATTTTTCCCAAGGGCAGTGGCGGGCGAACACTGATCGTGGAATCGCACTTCATGCTCGGCCTGACCGTGTTCGTTCTGGTCTGGTTGCGTTTGTTTGCTCGCAGCCTGGGCCCGGCGCCGCAAATCTTCCCGGCCTCCCCTCGGTGGCAGACGGTGATGGCCAGGCTGATGCACTGGGCGCTGTACCTCTTCATGATCACCATGCCGATTCTCGGCTGGCTGGTCACCAGTGCCAAAGGCAATCAAGTGATGTTTTATGGTATCGACCTGCCCATGCTGATCGCTGAAGACAAAGCACTGGCCAAACAAATCCAGGGATGGCATGAACTTGGCGCAACCATCGGCTATTGGCTGATTGGCCTGCACGCGTTGGCCGGGCTTTATCATCACTACGTGGTCGGCGATAACACCTTGCTGCGGATGATGCCCAAACGAGTGAGCCGCAATTCCTGA
- the phnX gene encoding phosphonoacetaldehyde hydrolase, with protein MNYTHPSKLQAAILDWAGTVVDFGSFAPTQIFVEAFAEFDVQVSIDEARGPMGMGKWDHIRTLCNQPEVAERYRKVFGRTPTDDDVTAIYQRFMPLQIEKIAEHSALIPGALDTIANLRRQGIKIGSCSGYPKQVMDKVVELAATNGYVADHVVATDEVPNGRPWPAQALANVIALGIDDVAACVKIDDTVPGILEGRRAGMWTVALICSGNALGLDYEGYRALDSEKLDSERTRIHALFEGSRPHYMIDTITDLPAVIADINKRLAKGEMPQTS; from the coding sequence ATGAACTACACCCATCCAAGCAAACTCCAGGCCGCCATCCTCGACTGGGCCGGCACCGTGGTCGATTTCGGCTCCTTCGCGCCGACGCAGATCTTTGTCGAAGCCTTCGCCGAGTTCGACGTCCAGGTGTCCATCGATGAAGCCCGTGGCCCGATGGGCATGGGCAAGTGGGACCACATCCGCACCTTGTGCAATCAGCCGGAAGTCGCCGAACGCTACCGCAAAGTGTTTGGCCGCACGCCCACCGACGATGACGTCACCGCCATCTATCAACGCTTCATGCCGCTGCAGATCGAAAAAATCGCCGAGCATTCGGCACTGATCCCGGGCGCCCTGGACACCATCGCCAACCTGCGCCGGCAAGGGATCAAGATCGGCTCGTGCTCCGGCTACCCGAAACAGGTCATGGACAAGGTGGTCGAACTGGCCGCCACCAACGGTTACGTGGCCGATCACGTGGTCGCCACCGACGAAGTGCCGAATGGCCGCCCATGGCCGGCACAGGCACTGGCCAACGTGATTGCCCTGGGCATCGACGATGTCGCCGCCTGCGTGAAGATCGACGACACCGTGCCAGGCATTCTCGAAGGTCGCCGCGCTGGCATGTGGACCGTGGCGCTGATCTGTTCGGGAAACGCCCTGGGCCTGGACTACGAAGGTTATCGCGCCTTGGACAGCGAAAAACTGGACAGCGAACGCACGCGTATCCATGCGCTGTTCGAAGGCTCACGCCCGCATTACATGATCGACACCATCACCGACTTGCCGGCCGTGATCGCCGATATCAACAAGCGCCTGGCCAAAGGTGAGATGCCGCAAACCAGCTGA
- a CDS encoding 2-aminoethylphosphonate--pyruvate transaminase, with translation MSTAAPILLTPGPLTTSARTRQAMMVDWGSWDERFNQLTASLCEQLLAIINGAASHHCVPLQGSGTFAVEAAIGTLVPRDGKVLVLINGAYGKRLAKICEVLGRSFSTFETAEDEPTTAADVERLLRADDSITHIALIHCETSTGILNPLPEIARVVAQHGKRLIIDAMSSFGALPIDAQQIPFDALIAASGKCLEGVPGMGFVFARKEALANAAGNSHSLAMDLFDQHSYMVKTGQWRFTPPTHVVAALHEALLQYNEEGGLPARHQRYAANCQALMEEMGKLGLRSFLPAAIQAPIITTFHAPKDPRYQFKEFYERVKAKGYILYPGKLTQVETFRVGCIGHVTPAQMREAVAAIGDVLREMEVLEI, from the coding sequence ATGAGTACTGCCGCCCCCATCCTGCTCACCCCTGGTCCACTGACCACTTCAGCACGCACCCGTCAGGCGATGATGGTCGACTGGGGTTCCTGGGATGAGCGCTTCAACCAGTTGACCGCCAGCCTCTGCGAACAACTGCTGGCAATCATCAACGGGGCCGCCAGTCATCACTGCGTGCCCCTGCAAGGCAGCGGCACCTTCGCGGTCGAAGCGGCCATCGGCACGCTGGTACCGCGCGACGGCAAAGTGCTGGTACTGATCAACGGTGCCTACGGCAAACGCCTGGCGAAAATCTGCGAAGTGCTCGGCCGCTCGTTCAGCACTTTCGAAACCGCCGAAGACGAACCCACCACCGCCGCCGACGTCGAGCGCCTGCTGCGAGCCGATGACAGCATCACCCACATCGCACTGATTCACTGCGAAACCAGCACCGGTATCCTCAACCCGCTGCCGGAAATCGCTCGGGTCGTTGCGCAACACGGCAAACGCCTGATCATCGACGCCATGAGCTCCTTTGGCGCGCTGCCGATCGACGCGCAACAGATACCGTTCGACGCGCTGATCGCTGCTTCCGGAAAATGCCTGGAGGGCGTACCCGGGATGGGGTTCGTTTTCGCTCGCAAGGAAGCCCTGGCCAACGCTGCCGGCAACTCGCATTCGCTGGCGATGGATCTGTTTGACCAGCACTCCTACATGGTCAAGACCGGCCAATGGCGCTTCACCCCGCCGACCCACGTGGTGGCGGCGCTGCACGAAGCCCTGCTGCAATACAACGAAGAAGGCGGCCTGCCGGCCCGGCACCAGCGCTACGCCGCCAACTGCCAGGCACTGATGGAAGAGATGGGCAAACTGGGATTGCGCAGCTTCCTGCCGGCCGCCATCCAGGCGCCGATCATCACCACGTTCCACGCACCGAAAGATCCACGCTACCAGTTCAAGGAATTCTACGAACGGGTCAAGGCCAAGGGTTACATCCTCTACCCCGGCAAACTGACCCAGGTCGAAACCTTCCGCGTCGGCTGCATCGGTCACGTCACCCCGGCGCAGATGCGCGAAGCGGTGGCGGCGATTGGCGACGTGCTGCGTGAGATGGAAGTGTTAGAGATCTAA
- a CDS encoding LysR substrate-binding domain-containing protein, translating into MNLFQLRAFDAVAREGSFTRAAARLFISQPAVTGHIKALEEHYQISLLRRTARRVELTEEGTKLAAITRAMFGLAEEAQAMLEANRQLLTGRLEVAADGPHMVMPMLASLRARYPGITVNLRLGNAQETLAALLSEHADVAVLTEVEPRKGLHLQALSESRICALVPDGHPWAQRSKGVPLKELDQVIMVLREPSSITRRTFDQACAHAQVNPRVLLELDSREAVTEAVAAELGVGVVSSVEVSHDPRVTAVPIIGEGLVNRHMMGCMERRRDLRLIQAFFELVPGR; encoded by the coding sequence ATGAATCTGTTTCAGCTGCGTGCTTTCGACGCCGTGGCCCGCGAGGGCAGCTTTACCCGGGCGGCCGCACGGCTGTTCATCAGTCAACCGGCGGTCACCGGGCACATCAAGGCGCTGGAGGAGCACTACCAGATCAGCCTGTTGCGCCGCACCGCGCGGCGGGTGGAGTTGACGGAAGAGGGCACCAAACTGGCGGCGATCACCCGGGCCATGTTCGGCCTGGCCGAAGAAGCACAGGCGATGCTGGAGGCCAACCGGCAGTTGCTGACCGGGCGCCTGGAAGTGGCGGCGGACGGCCCGCATATGGTTATGCCGATGCTCGCGAGCCTGCGGGCGCGTTATCCGGGAATCACGGTGAACCTGCGCCTGGGCAATGCCCAGGAAACCCTGGCGGCGCTGTTGTCCGAACATGCCGACGTGGCGGTGCTGACCGAAGTCGAGCCGCGCAAGGGGCTGCATCTGCAAGCGCTCAGCGAGTCACGCATTTGCGCACTGGTGCCCGACGGTCATCCGTGGGCGCAACGGTCCAAAGGCGTGCCACTCAAGGAACTGGATCAGGTGATCATGGTGTTGCGTGAGCCGAGTTCGATCACCCGGCGCACCTTTGATCAGGCGTGCGCCCATGCCCAAGTCAACCCAAGGGTGTTGCTGGAGCTGGACAGTCGCGAAGCGGTGACAGAAGCAGTGGCCGCCGAGTTGGGCGTGGGCGTGGTGTCTTCGGTAGAGGTGAGCCACGACCCCCGGGTGACGGCGGTGCCGATCATTGGCGAGGGGTTGGTGAACCGGCACATGATGGGGTGCATGGAACGGCGCCGGGATTTGCGTTTGATCCAGGCGTTTTTTGAGTTGGTGCCAGGCCGATAA
- a CDS encoding LysR family transcriptional regulator, translating into MSVSHAQLKAFHAVAVYGSFTKAAERLFLTQPAISDQVRKLEERYGVLLFHRNKRSVRLTDLGERLLGVTQKLFVIEAEAQELLQDSQALQTGSLVLAVDAPVHVLPQIARFCERYPGISVKIETGNTDESLLRLFNYQADLALLGRDVSDERLLSLPLRNDPMVAFVSRNHPWADRKSICLADLDDTPLVLREIGSVTRQTLEEEMAGAGLRIRSAIQVEGREAAREAVVVGIGVGVVSAAEFGADSRVCALPITDCKRRLTETLVCLREQSSRRVVATFLEMVRESLR; encoded by the coding sequence ATGTCGGTTTCCCACGCCCAACTCAAAGCCTTCCACGCCGTGGCCGTGTACGGAAGCTTTACCAAAGCCGCCGAACGACTGTTTCTCACGCAACCGGCCATTTCCGATCAGGTGCGCAAACTCGAAGAGCGCTACGGTGTGCTGCTGTTCCACCGCAACAAGCGTTCAGTGCGCCTGACCGACCTGGGCGAACGCTTGCTCGGCGTCACGCAGAAACTGTTCGTGATCGAAGCCGAAGCCCAGGAACTGTTGCAAGACTCCCAGGCCTTGCAGACCGGCAGCCTGGTTCTGGCGGTGGACGCGCCGGTGCATGTGCTGCCGCAGATCGCCCGATTCTGTGAGCGTTATCCGGGGATCAGCGTGAAGATCGAAACCGGTAACACCGATGAGTCGCTATTGCGGCTCTTCAACTATCAAGCCGATCTGGCGTTACTGGGCCGTGATGTCAGTGATGAACGTCTGCTCTCGTTACCGCTGCGCAACGACCCGATGGTGGCGTTCGTGTCGCGCAATCACCCGTGGGCCGATCGTAAGTCCATCTGCCTGGCGGACCTGGACGATACGCCGCTGGTGCTGCGGGAAATCGGTTCGGTGACGCGACAAACACTGGAAGAAGAAATGGCTGGCGCCGGCTTGCGCATCCGCTCGGCCATTCAGGTCGAAGGGCGGGAGGCGGCGCGAGAAGCGGTGGTGGTGGGGATTGGTGTCGGCGTGGTGTCGGCAGCCGAATTCGGCGCGGATTCGCGTGTGTGTGCATTGCCGATTACCGATTGCAAACGGCGGTTGACCGAGACGCTGGTGTGCTTGCGCGAGCAGAGTTCGCGGCGGGTGGTGGCGACGTTTCTGGAAATGGTGCGCGAGAGCCTGAGGTAG
- a CDS encoding MFS transporter encodes MNKHIGTIKRWRVQIFAITWLAYAAFYFTRKAFSVAKLGIGEDPTFMLDKMAMANLDAIYLTAYAIGQFTWGILADRFGPRVVVLGGLLISAAAALVMGSFATLPIFATCMLIQGLAQSTGWSGLCKNLGSFYPAEQRGRVLGLWSSCYAFGGLVASPFAGWWAYTLIGSWHAAFISSAAVVGLVAVLFFIFQRNKPEDVGLPAVEPEPELTAEEAQAQSKISVLEPLKEILRNRTVLVLGLAYFMLKPARYAILLWGPVIVFEQMPSVGKVGAAIIPTAFELAGLLGPIMIGLASDKVFGARRMPACVLSLLALTVSLALFMGALHTGSVLLVVALLFVMGLTLYGPDSMISGAAAIDFGTAKAGATAAGFVNGCGSVGAILGGLLPGYFDTVTVFIVFAGCAMFSALVLIPHWNSRPGGLRTHYPLVPNRPISVKSLRT; translated from the coding sequence ATGAACAAGCACATCGGCACCATCAAACGTTGGCGCGTGCAGATCTTCGCGATCACCTGGCTCGCCTACGCCGCTTTCTACTTCACTCGCAAAGCATTCTCTGTTGCAAAACTCGGGATTGGCGAAGACCCGACGTTCATGCTCGACAAAATGGCCATGGCCAACCTCGATGCTATCTATCTGACCGCTTACGCCATCGGCCAATTCACCTGGGGCATCCTGGCCGATCGCTTCGGCCCGCGGGTCGTGGTACTGGGCGGCTTGCTGATTTCTGCGGCCGCCGCGCTGGTGATGGGCAGTTTCGCCACGTTGCCGATTTTCGCCACTTGCATGTTGATTCAGGGCCTGGCGCAGTCCACCGGGTGGTCGGGGCTGTGCAAGAACCTCGGTAGTTTCTATCCCGCCGAGCAGCGCGGGCGGGTGCTGGGCCTGTGGAGCTCCTGCTACGCCTTTGGCGGTCTGGTGGCATCGCCCTTTGCCGGTTGGTGGGCTTATACGCTGATCGGCAGCTGGCATGCGGCCTTCATTTCCAGTGCGGCGGTGGTTGGGCTGGTCGCCGTGCTGTTTTTTATTTTTCAACGCAACAAACCCGAAGACGTCGGTTTGCCGGCTGTGGAGCCCGAGCCCGAGCTGACCGCTGAAGAGGCACAGGCTCAAAGCAAAATCAGCGTCTTGGAGCCGTTAAAGGAAATCCTGCGCAATCGTACGGTGCTGGTGCTCGGCCTCGCGTACTTCATGCTGAAACCGGCGCGCTATGCGATTCTGCTCTGGGGCCCGGTGATCGTTTTCGAACAGATGCCTTCGGTGGGCAAGGTCGGCGCGGCGATCATTCCGACGGCGTTCGAACTGGCCGGGTTGCTCGGACCGATCATGATCGGCCTTGCCTCCGACAAAGTGTTCGGCGCCCGACGTATGCCCGCCTGTGTGCTCAGTCTGCTGGCGCTGACCGTGTCGCTCGCGCTGTTTATGGGTGCCCTGCACACCGGCAGTGTGCTGCTGGTAGTGGCGCTGCTGTTTGTCATGGGGCTGACGCTTTATGGACCGGATTCGATGATCAGCGGCGCGGCCGCCATCGACTTCGGCACTGCCAAGGCCGGTGCGACCGCCGCCGGTTTCGTCAACGGTTGCGGCTCGGTCGGGGCGATTCTTGGCGGGTTGCTGCCTGGTTATTTCGACACCGTGACGGTGTTCATTGTCTTCGCTGGCTGCGCGATGTTCTCCGCACTGGTGTTGATCCCGCACTGGAACAGTCGCCCCGGTGGTTTGCGAACCCACTATCCCCTCGTGCCTAATCGGCCGATAAGCGTCAAATCCCTGCGTACCTGA
- a CDS encoding FAD-dependent oxidoreductase, which produces MRPFWLEQALKTETSETCPALQGDIRADVCIVGGGYTGLWTAIMLKEQNPGLEVVLIEADICGAGASGRNGGCALSWSAKYFTLERLFGAEEAVRLVKESERSIHAIGAFCERYAVDADYRLDGTLYTATNRAQVGSTDAVIAALERNGINSFSQRPLADVQRMAGSTRHLEGWFSPAAASVQPGKLVRGLRRVALQLGVRIHENTAMTGLEEGKPAVIQTASGRVRADRVVLAMNAWMARAFPQFERSVAIVSSDMLITEPRPDLLDEIGLTSGVTVLDSRIFVHYYHNTPDGRIMLGKGGNTFAYGGRLSPVFDQPSPYAGLLRSSLTDFFPAFADVKVDATWNGPSDRSVTGLPFFGQMSASGNLFYGFGYSGSGVGPCHMGGQILASMVQGLDNPWTRSPLVNGPLGFFPPEPIRYLGSLMVRNAIRRKERAEDHGRRPRHLDVRLARFAAAAGKADKG; this is translated from the coding sequence ATGAGACCCTTTTGGCTGGAGCAGGCCTTGAAGACCGAGACGTCCGAAACCTGTCCGGCGCTGCAAGGCGACATCCGCGCCGACGTCTGCATCGTCGGCGGCGGCTACACCGGGTTATGGACCGCCATCATGCTCAAGGAGCAGAACCCCGGCCTGGAGGTGGTGCTGATCGAAGCCGATATCTGTGGCGCCGGCGCCAGTGGCCGCAACGGTGGTTGTGCGCTGTCATGGTCGGCCAAGTATTTCACCCTTGAACGCCTGTTCGGCGCAGAAGAAGCGGTGCGGCTGGTCAAGGAATCCGAGCGCAGCATCCATGCGATCGGGGCCTTCTGCGAGCGGTATGCGGTGGACGCCGACTACCGCCTCGATGGCACCCTCTACACCGCGACCAACCGCGCTCAGGTCGGCTCGACCGACGCGGTGATCGCCGCGCTGGAGCGCAACGGCATCAACTCCTTCAGTCAGCGACCGCTGGCCGATGTACAACGCATGGCCGGTTCCACCAGGCACCTGGAAGGCTGGTTTTCCCCGGCCGCCGCCAGCGTGCAGCCAGGCAAACTGGTGCGCGGTTTGCGCCGGGTGGCCTTGCAGCTTGGCGTGCGGATTCATGAAAACACCGCCATGACCGGGCTGGAGGAAGGTAAGCCGGCCGTCATCCAGACCGCCAGTGGCCGCGTTCGCGCCGATCGTGTGGTGCTGGCGATGAATGCCTGGATGGCACGGGCATTCCCACAGTTCGAACGCAGCGTGGCGATCGTCTCCAGCGACATGTTGATCACCGAACCACGACCCGATCTGCTCGACGAAATCGGTTTGACCAGCGGTGTCACCGTGCTCGATTCGCGGATTTTCGTGCACTACTACCACAACACACCCGACGGCCGGATCATGCTCGGCAAGGGTGGCAATACCTTCGCTTACGGTGGTCGCCTGTCACCGGTGTTCGATCAGCCATCGCCCTATGCCGGTCTGCTTCGCAGCAGTCTGACGGATTTCTTCCCGGCGTTTGCCGACGTCAAGGTCGACGCAACCTGGAACGGCCCGTCGGATCGCTCGGTCACAGGGCTGCCGTTCTTTGGGCAGATGAGTGCCAGCGGGAACCTGTTCTACGGTTTTGGATATTCCGGCAGCGGTGTCGGGCCATGCCACATGGGCGGGCAGATTCTGGCTTCGATGGTCCAGGGCCTGGACAATCCATGGACGCGCTCGCCACTGGTCAACGGACCGCTGGGCTTCTTCCCGCCGGAACCGATTCGTTACCTTGGCTCGTTGATGGTGCGCAACGCCATTCGCCGCAAGGAGCGCGCCGAGGACCACGGGCGGCGGCCCCGGCATCTGGACGTGCGCCTGGCCAGGTTCGCGGCGGCGGCCGGCAAGGCTGACAAGGGGTGA